In Nerophis lumbriciformis linkage group LG04, RoL_Nlum_v2.1, whole genome shotgun sequence, a single window of DNA contains:
- the LOC133605435 gene encoding protein rapunzel-like, which translates to MSSPLEKVVAQHKQSIEAAMDMLERGAEVLASAVGELFPLCEAAAPILRLALDQTQSKEVFYVKEQFLTVRNSLDVLSSQLEDIDCEIRKGRLDSQYFSVEENIRNQFRKYMDILEAKEQFREVKTKLFLEHFSRSGGEKNVFVLYDALMGNSSFAETILEVVERYVSRNRRLLEDFCVRLKELLCLGLIALLGHSALTCNQEEEEDKIREWSRKMGEMESRMKRTIQSCIAAFPEQAKLDAQQLLQEKQAEGLQETTQQLLDFLVKKFDWVSWSVRLINHSGSTYRNWRAGEHFHHVAGHNWFEVLQVNNINLVVSFSTGPQPVPRDSVLQLMEGQARKGNAPAVVDVLEKQLSGFVVHAVSRHKESAAAWSFPEDCHYWERHKNVVVCVHSD; encoded by the exons ATGAGCAGTCCACTGGAGAAGGTGGTGGCCCAGCATAAGCAGTCCATCGAGGCCGCCATGGACATGTTGGAGAGGGGCGCCGAAGTGTTGGCCAGCGCCGTGGGTGAGCTCTTCCCCCTCTGCGAGGCCGCCGCCCCCATTCTGCGTCTGGCCTTGGACCAGACGCAGAGCAAGGAGGTGTTCTACGTGAAAGAGCAGTTCCTGACGGTGAGAAACAGCCTGGACGTGCTCTCCAGCCAGCTGGAGGACATCGACTGCGAGATCAGGAAAGGACGGCTGGACTCGCAGTATTTCAGCGTGGAGGAGAACATCAGGAACCAGTTCCGGAAGTACATGGACATCCTGGAGGCCAAGGAGCAGTTCCGGGAGGTGAAGACCAAACTTTTCCTGGAGCATTTTTCCAGAAGCGGAGGGGAGAAGAATGTGTTTGTGCTCTACGATGCTCTGATGGGGAACAGCAGCTTTGCAGAGACCATCTTGGAGGTGGTGGAAAG GTATGTGTCGAGGAACCGTCGCCTTCTGGAGGACTTCTGCGTCCGGCTGAAGGAGCTCCTCTGCTTGGGCCTGATAGCTCTGCTGGGCCACTCTGCCCTGACCTGCAaccaggaggaagaagaggacaaGATCCGGGAGTGGAGCCGCAAGATGGGCGAAATGGAGTCCCGCATGAAGAGAACCATCCAGTCCTGCATTGCCGCCTTCCCCGAGCAGGCCAAACTGGACGCTCAGCAACTCCTGCAGGAGAAGCAAGCGGAGGGCCTCCAAGAAACCACCCAGCAGCTCCTCGACTTCCTGGTCAAGAAGTTCGACTGGGTCAGCTGGTCGGTGCGCCTCATCAACCACTCGGGGAGCACCTACCGGAACTGGCGGGCCGGCGAGCACTTTCACCACGTGGCGGGACACAACTGGTTCGAGGTGCTGCAGGTGAACAACATCAACCTGGTGGTGTCCTTCAGCACCGGGCCGCAGCCGGTGCCGCGGGACTCGGTCCTTCAGCTGATGGAGGGCCAGGCTCGGAAGGGCAACGCCCCTGCCGTGGTCGACGTCCTGGAGAAGCAGCTGAGCGGCTTCGTGGTGCACGCCGTCAGTCGCCACAAGGAGTCGGCGGCGGCGTGGAGCTTCCCTGAAGACTGCCACTACTGGGAGAGGCACAAGAACGTGGTCGTGTGCGTCCACTCCGACTAA